Sequence from the Microbacterium dextranolyticum genome:
GGAGATGACCGACTACATCCACCAGCTCGAGCAGACCCGCGACACATGGGACTCCCCCGAGGCATCGGGAGACGCCATCGCCCAGGAGTTCGAGCGATACCTCCGCCGCGGCGGCGACGGACCTCGCGGATTCGGGCACGGCCCGGGACCCGGATCGGAAGGTCCACGTCGGTCCTGATACGATGGTCAGCTCCGACGCAGACGAACAGCAAGGGCCGAGGCGACCGAACGCCCCGGCCCTTCACTGTCCGACGACTCAGTAGGCCTGCAGCACACCGAAGCTCAGCAGCACGATGAGCACGAGGCCGAGGACCAGACGGTAGAGCACGAAGGGCAGGAAGCTGCCGCGCTTGAGGTAACGCATCAGGAACGCGATGACCGCGAGGCCGACGCCGAAGGCCACGACCGTCGCGACGCCCGTCTCGAACATGGTGTACACCTGCTCGCCCGGATCCTTGATCGCCTTGATGAGCTCGTACAGGCCGCTTCCGAACACGGCCGGCACCGCGAGCAGGAAGGCGACCTCGGCTGCTGCGGGGCGGGTGTAGCCGAGGGCGAGGCCCATCGTGGTGGTCGCGCCGGAACGCGAGACACCGGGGATCAGCGCCAGCATCTGGGCGAGACCGAGAGCGAGACCGTGGCCGTACGTGAGGTCGCGCTCGGTGCGGATGCGGCGCCCGAGAGCATCCGCCGCCCCCAGCAGCAGTCCGAACACGATGAGCACGATCGCCACGAGCCAGAGGTTTCGGAACGTCCCGCGGATGATGTCCTGGAAGAGGTAGCCGGCAATGCCGATCGGGATCGTTCCGATGATCACGATCCAGCCCATGCGGGCGTCGGCGTCGTTGCGCGCCACCTTCCCCGTGAGCGATCCGAACCATCGCGAGATGATGCGGACGATCCTGCTCCAGAAGTACACGAGCACCGCCAACTCGGTGCCGATCTGGGTGATGGCGGTGAAGGTGGCGCCGGGATCCTCGGCGGACGGCAGGAACTCTCCCATGATGCGCAGGTGAGCGCTGGAAGAGACGGGGAGGAACTCGGTGAGTCCCTGGACCAATCCCAGGATGATCGCCTCGAAAAGGTGCATGGGGGGCCTTTCAGTACGTGCGGATCAGATCGGTGAGCACGCGCTGCCCGAAGACCAACGCGTCGATGGGGACGCGTTCGTCCACTCCATGGAACATACCGGTGAAATCCAGCTCCGACGGAAGCCGCAGCGGGGCGAACCCGTAGCCGGCGATCCCGAGCTCTGCGAGGGCCTTGTTGTCGGTGCCGCCGCCCATGAGGTACGGGACGACGGGAACACCGGGGTCGTGACGATCGAGCGCTCCGACCATCGCCTCGACCAGCGCGCCCGAGAACGGCACCTCCAGCCCGATGTCGCGGTGCGCGATCTCGATGGCGACATCGTCGCCGACGATGCGCTGGATCTCCGCGAGCACGCGATCCTCCTGGCCGGGGAGCGTGCGCACGTCGATCGCGGCCGTCGCGGCATCCGGGATCACGTTGTGCTTGTACCCGGCCTCGAGCCCGGTGGGGTTGGTCGTCGTGCGGAAGGTGGAGCGTAGGAACCCCGCGGCGGGGCCCGTCGCCGCGGCGATCGCGTCGGGGTCCGTGGCGGCGGCGGGCGATGTCTCGTCCGAGCCGCACAGCGCGGCGAGACCAGCGACGGTCTGCCGCGTGGTGTCGGTCAGTTCGATCGGCCAGGCGGTGCGTCCGAGCGCGGCGACGGCCTCTGCCAGGCGCGTGACCGCGTTGTCGGGGTGGAATCGGCTGCCATGCCCGGCGATTCCGCGGGCCCGCAGCCGCATCCAGATCAGCGCCTTCTCCCCTACTTGCAGCAGATACGCCCGGCTGTCGGCGACCGGGATCGAGTATCCGCCCACCTCGCTGATCGCCTCGGTGGCGCCCGCGAACCACTCCGGACGGTCGCGCGCGACCAGCTGCGAGCCTTCCACGCCCCCGTTCTCTTCGTCGGCGAAGAAGACCAGGACGAGATCCCGTTCAGGACGCTCGCCCGCTCGCAGCAGGTCGGCGACGGATGCCAGGATCATGGCATCCATGTCTTTCATGTCGACGGCGCCGCGCCCCCACAGCATGCCGTCGCGCACGACGCCGGCGAAGGGATCCACGCTCCAGTCCTCCGCGACGGCGGGAACCACGTCGAGGTGGCCGTGCAGGACGAGCGCCGGCTTCGAGCTGTCGCGACCGGGCACCCTTGCCATCACATTCGTGCGGCGCGGAATCGGCTCGTAGTACTCCGGTTCGAGTCCGAGCGAGGTCAGGAATGCGCCGACGTACTCGGCCGCCTCGCGCTCACCGCGCGAGCGACCCTCGCCGTGATTCGTGGTGTCGAAGCGGATGAGGTCGCGGGCGATGCGAGCGACCTCGGGCAGATCCTCGAGCAGGGCGTCGGCGTCGGATGAAGCGGGGCTGTGAACCATGGCATCCACGCTAGCCGTCTCGGAAGGGGCCGTTCGCGCCGAACGTCCTCCGGTGACGCGGCGCCTTGGGGTCGACGCGTCGGAAACGGGAAAAGGGCCCCTTTCGGGACCCTTTTCCACTGTGCGCGAGGGGGGACTTGAACCCCCACGCCCTATACGGGCACTAGCACCTCAAGCTAGCGCGTCTACCTATTCCGCCACCCGCGCAGGTGGTGTTTTTCGGTTTTGCAACCGAGGAACGACACTACCACGTCTGCGGCGGAACCTGGAATCGGCCTCACCCGGCAGAGACGCCGAAGAGCATTCCGAGCACGTAGGTGACCGCGGCGGCGCCGAAGCCGATCGCGAGCTGGCGCAGTCCACGCCGCAGCGGCGGAGCACCGGAGAGCAGACCCACCATCGCGCCCGTGCCCACGAGGGCGGTGCCCACGAGGAGGAGCGCGAGGACGACCGCAGCGAGTCCGCTCAGTCCGAACAGCCACGGGATCACCGGGATGATCGCGCCCGATGCGAAGAAGAGGAAGCTCGATCCCGCGGCGCCGAGCGCGCTGCCGACGGTCTCGTGCTCGGCCGAGTTCTGCGGCTCGCGGGCGTAGGGCCGGGATCGATCGGATGCCTGAGCCTCGCTCACGACGCGACGTGCGGCCGCGAGCGCCTGCTCGGGGTCAAGCCCTCGGGTGCGGTAGACGAGCGCGAGCTCGTTCTCGTCGAGGTCGAGATCGGGAAGGCCGGCGTCGGCGAAGTTGCTCGGCTCCGTGGCATCCAGCAGTTCGCGCTGCGAACGCACCGACACGTACTCGCCCGCTCCCATCGAAAGGGCGCCCGCGAGCAGACCGGCGATGCCGCTGAACAGCACGAACTGCGGCGCGACACCCGTCGCACCGATGCCCATCACGAGTGCGAGGTTCGAGACGAGACCGTCGTTCGCGCCGAACACCGCCGCGCGGAACGTTCCCGACAGACGGCGGCGTCCCCGTGCCGCGAGGCCACGGACGACTTCGTGGTGCACCATCTCGTCGGCGACCATCCGCGGGGTTGCGAACGGCTCGTCCGCGTAGGGCGAGCGCGCCTCGGCGTTCTGCGCCAGCGCGAGCACGAAGATCGACCCGAACCTGCGTGCCATCCATCCGAGCATGCGCGACTCGGCGCTCGGCGACGGCATACGGTCGGGCTCTCCGCCGAGCAGCTCCAGCCAGTGAGCCTCGTGGCGCCCTTCGGCCTCGGCGAGGGCGAGCAGGATCTCGCGCTCCTCACCGTCGCGGCGCCGCGCGAGATCGCGGTACACCTGCGCTTCGGCGCGTTCGTCGGCCAGGTAGCGCGCCCAGCGGCGGCGGTCTCTCGCGGTGGGTTCGGCAGTCGCAGTCACGGGCGTCCACGTTATCCGGGCGCGCGTGCCGTCCGCCGCCTCAGGCCCGGATTGCCAGCATTTCGGGGTTCCGAACCACACCCCCGCCGGGGCCCGCGAGACCTCCCGTATGTACCGCAACACGCCGCGAAAGCGTACCGAGGCGAGGTCTCGCGGGGACTCCGACGCGCGACACGCCCCGCCGACAGCGGGTCGGCGGCTCAGGAGTGGACGCGGCGGCGCAGCACCTCGATGCGCGCCTGCAGCTGCGCGACCGTCGCGCGGGCGACCTCGGGGCCCCCGCAGATGCGGCGGAGCTCGGCATGCACGAGTCCGTGCGCTTCCCCGCTCTGACGGGCATACACGCCCACCAGGCTGTTGAGAAGCTGGCGCTGCTCGCGCAGCGTGCGATGCAGCGCGGGGGGCAGCCCGGCATCCATCGCGCCGTCGGCTGCGGCCGATTCCACACCACCGGCCTCTGCTCCGGAGCTCTCTCGGGCTTCGCGCACGCGTCGCAGGCGCCCCTGGCGCGCCTGACGCTGCATCAGCAACTCGTGCACGTGCTCGGGTTCGAGCAGTCCGGGCAGCCCGAGGAACTCCTCCTCCTCGGGCGTTCCCGGAACGGCGAGCTGGCCGAACTCCTTGCCGTCGTAGAGCACCCGGTCGAAGTGGGCGACCGACCCGAGCGCCTGGTACGAGAACTCCTGCTCCAGTTCGTCCGAGGCTTTGTCCTCGCGCTCGGCCTCGGCCAACAGCGTGTCTTCGAGTCCGTCATCGTCCCCGGACTCGCGGTCGAGCGCATGGTCGCGCTCGCGCTCCATCTCCCCGGCGAGCGTCAGCAGCACCGGCACGTTCGGGAGGAACACCGATGCTGCTTCACCCCGGCGTCGCGCCCGCACGAATCGGCCGATCGCCTGGGCGAAGAACAGCGGCGTCGAGGCGCTCGTGGCGTAGACGCCCACAGCGAGGCGCGGCACGTCGACCCCTTCGGAGACCATGCGCACCGCGACCATCCACCGCGTCGTCGACTGCGCGAACGTCTCGATCCGTCCGGAGGCGGCCTTGTCGTCGGAGAGCACGACCGCCGGAGCCTCCCCGGTGATCTCCCGGAGGATCGCGGCGTAGGCGCGCGCGGCGGTCTGATCCGTCGCGATGACGAGTCCGCCGGCATCCGGCACGTCCTGCCGCACCTCGCTCAGGCGCCGGTCCGCGCTGCGCAGGACCGCGGGGATCCAGTCCCCCTCGGGATCGAGTGCGGTGCGCCAGGCCTGCGAGGTGACGTCCTTCGTGTTGTCCTGGCCGAGATGGGCCTCGAGCTCGTCACCCGCCTTCGTGCGCCAGCGCATCTTGCCGGCATAGACGAGGAAGAGCACCGGGCGCACGACACCGTCGGCGAGGGCGCGCCCGTAGCCGTAGTTGTAGTCCGTCCGCGACAGGCGGATGCCCTTATCGTTCGGGTGGTACTCCACGAACGGGATCGGCGCGGTGTCGCTGCGGAAGGGCGTGCCCGACAGCAACAGCCTGCGCGTCGCGCGTCCGTACGCCTCACGCAGGGCATCGCCCCAGCTGAGCGCATCGCCGCCGTGGTGCACCTCGTCGAGCACCACGAGCGTGCGGGCGTCGTCGACGAGGTGCCGATGGACGGATGCCTTCACCGCGACCTGCGCGTACGTGACGGCCACCCCGTGGTACTGCCGTGCGTGCATCCGCTGCCGGTTGCTGAAACGCGGGTCCAGGCGGATGCCGACGCGCGCCGCCGCGTCGGCCCACTGCGTCTTCAGGTGCTCGGTCGGGGCGACGACCACGATCCGCTCGACCACGCCACGGCGAAGGAGCTCGGAGGCGAGGCGGAGCGCGAACGTCGTCTTTCCGGCGCCGGGTGTGGCAGCCGCGAGAAAATCGCGCGGGCCGCGGCCGACGCCCTCGGGCCCGTCCGCACCGAAGTAGACCTCGAGAGCCTCGGCCTGCCAGGCACGAAGGTTCTGCGCCGTTCCCCACGGCGCGCGCTGCGGGAACGAGGGCGACAGATGCTCCGCGGCGAAGCTGCCGAAGTGCTCCTGCCCCTGCTCGTCGGTCCCATCCACGATGGACCACCCTAAACGAGACCTCCCCCACCGGTGCCCGGATCGGTGCCTCGAGCGGCGTCCGCGGGTAGCCTCGAAGAGACCACGAGTCTGGAGAAGGCCATGCGCAGGAACGACCCCACGCCCGACGAGCACCGTTCGCCGTACATCCCCAACGACGCCGCCCACCCCTGGCGGCGGATGGTCGCGATCGGCGACTCGTTCACGGAGGGTATCGGCGATCCCATCCCCGGTACGGCCGACGGACACCGCGGCTGGGCGGATCGCGTCGCCGAGGTGCTCGGCGGCCAGGTGGAGGACTTCGCGTACGCGAACCTCGCCGTCCGCGGAAAGCTGATCGGTCAGATCGTCGCCGATCAGGTCGAGCCCGCCCTGGCGCTGAGCCCGGACCTCATCACGTTCTCGGCCGGAGGCAACGACGTCATCCGGCCCGGCGGCGACCCCGACGCGGTGGCGGAGCAGTTCGAGGATGCCGTGGCGCGTCTGAGCTCACAGGGCGCGACCGTCGTGGTGTTCACGGGTGTCGACACCGAGTTCACGCCCGTCTTCCGCGGCATCCGCGGCCGAGTGGCGATCTACAACGAGAACATCCGTGCCATCGCCGATCGGTACGACTGCATCGTCGCCGACCAGTGGGCGCTGAAGGAGGTGCAGGACATGCGCTTCTTCGATGACGACCGCCTGCACTACAACGCGCTGGGACACCACGAGATCGCGCGCATGGTGCTGCGCGCGCTGAACGTGCCCAATGACCTGCAGCCGCTCCAGCCCGACCCGCTGCCGACACTCACCTGGCGCGAGGCGCGTGGCAACGACCTGGTGTGGGCGCGCGCGCATCTCGTTCCGTGGGTGTTGCGGCGTCTGCGTCACCAGTCATCGGGAGACCACGTCACGGCCAAGCGACCCGACGCCTTGCCGGTGATCGTGGAGGCTCCGGCAGGGGACCGCACGGCGGGCCCGGGGACGATCGTCTGACGGCACTCGCCTGCGTGCAGGTGAGGGACGGGACCGTGGCGACCGTCTGTCAGGAGGCCGGGCGCAGCGCCCACAGGGCGACCGCCGCGGCGGACGCGACGTTGAGCGAGTCCACTCCCCCGGACATCGGAATCGTGACGACCGTGTCGGCGGATGCCAGGGCGCGCGCCGACAGTCCGTCGCCCTCGGACCCGAGCACCAGGGCCACCTGCGCCGGACGCGCGGCCACGAAATCATCGAGCGGGACGGCTCCGTCGGCGAGGGCCAGCGCGGCGACGTGCAGGCCCGAGGCATGCAGTGTCTCGAGGCTGCGGCTCCACGCGCCGCGACCGCCCTCGTCGTCCTCGGGAAGCCGTGTCCACGGCACCTGGAACACCGTCCCCATGCTCACGCGCACGCTGCGACGGTACAGCGGGTCGGCGCAGCGCGGGGTCACCAGGACGGCGTCGGCGCCGAGACCCGCTGCAGCGCGGAAGGCGGCTCCCACGTTGGTGTGGTCGACGATGTCTTCGAGGACGAGCACGAGGCGCGCGCCGGCCACCACCTCGGCGACGGAGGGCAGCGTCGGCCGGTGCATCGCCGCGAGCGCCCCGCGGTGCACGGTGTATCCGGTGACGCCGGCGGCGACCTCGTCGGAGACGAGATAGATCGGCGCTTCGGGCGCGAGGGTCCGGGCGTCCTCGAGCCACTTCTCCTGCACGAGGACGGAGCGCGGGACGTGCCCGGCGGCGACGGCGCGCGCGATGACCTTCGCCGATTCGGCGATGTACAGCCCCTCGGCCGGCTCGGTCCGCCGTCGCAGGGCGACGTCGGTCAGGTCTCGATAGTCCGACAGGCGGGCATCCGACGGATCGTCGATCCTCACGACAGGCATGACCGTCATGCTCGCACGCTTCGTAACCTGCCCGAAAACGAACGCGCGTAGGCTCGGCATATGACCACGGCGCTGGCGTTGGACGCACAGACGGCCGCGGGCGTCGGCCGTGCGATCGATGCTCTCGCCGGACGGCGTATCGCCGTGCTGACCGGGGCCGGCGTATCGACCGATTCGGGCATCCCCGACTACCGCGGTAAAGGGGCGCCCACGCGCACCCCGATGACAGCCCAGCAGTTCCTCTCCAGCGACGTCGCGCGCGGGCGCTACTGGGTCGGCAGTCACCTCGGGTGGCGCGCGTTCGCCGCGTCACGGCCCAACGGGGGCCATGACGCTCTGGCAGTGCTCGAGCGCGCGGGCGTCGTGACCGGCGTCGTCACCCAGAACGTCGACGGTCTGCACCTGCGCGCCGGCAGCAGCCGCGTCGTCGAGCTTCACGGCACGATGCGCCGGGTGCTGTGCACGCACTGCGGTCAGGTGTTCGATCGTCGCGACCTCGCGGAGCGCATCGAACGCGACAACCCGTGGATCGCGGTCCCGGATGCTGTGGAGCTGGGCCCGGACGGCGACGTCTTGCCGGCCTCGAGCGACGGGTTCGTGATCCCCTCGTGCAGCATCTGCGAGGGTGTCCTGAAGCCCGATGTCGTGTTCTTCGGCGAGTACATCCCGCTCGTCCGCTTCCGCGAGGCGGAGCAGGTCCTGGCATCCAGCGACGCGCTGCTCATCGCGGGATCGTCGCTCGTCGTGAACTCCGGCATCCGTCTGCTGGAACGGGCCCGTCGGCGCCGGTTGCCGATCGTGATCGTGAACCGCGGTGAGACCCGCGGCGACGCACGAGCGACGGTGAAGGTGGACGCGGGCACCACGGAGGTCCTGCGCTCGTTCGCCGATGCGCTCACCGCATCCTCCGGCGCCCTGCCCGGGCCGCGCTGACCCCGTTCGGCGTCCTGACGGCTCTTCCTTTCCTGGACCGTGGGCGCCGCGGCGGAGCTTTAGGCTCGAGAGGTGACAACGCTGCTTCTGGTGCGCCATGGCGAGACCGACTGGAATGCCACACGGCGCATCCAGGGGTCGACCGACATCCCCCTGAACGACACCGGTCGTGCGCAGGCCCACGAGACCGCCGCCGCTCTCGCCGCGCGGTACGCGGGCGAGAGTCCGGTCGTCGTCTCGAGCGATCTGTCGCGAGCACGCGAGACCGCGGGGATCATCGCCGCAGCTCTCGGTGTGCCCGTCTCACGCACGTACCCGCAGTTGCGCGAGCGCGCGTACGGTCAGGCGGAAGGTCTGACCGACGTCGAGTACCGCGAGCGTTTCGGCGACTTCGGCCGCGACAACGTCCCCGACGCCGAGACGAACGGACACCTGCGTACCCGAGCCGTCGCCGGAGTCCGCCGCGCGGTGCGCGATGCACGGCGCGACCATGCGCCGATCGACGTGCCCGTGATCGCTGTCGCGCATGGGGGTCTGATCGGGCAGCTCATCCGGCATGCGAGCGGCGACGCGCTGCCGTTGCCGGGCGAGCGGCTGGCGAACGCATCGACGCATGAGTTCCGGGTCGAGCGTGATCGGATCGGTCTGATCTCGTACGCGGCCGTCACGACCGCTCGCGCGGTGTGACCGGCTGACCCCTCTGAGGCTTTGCGGGACGCAGGGCCGGGTCAGGCCTCGGCGCGTGAGATCACGGTGCGCGCATGGCGCAGCACGGGTTCGTCGACCATGCGCCCCTCGAAGCGGAACGCTCCCCGCTCCCCCGTCGCCGCCGCGAGCAGTCGTCGCGACCGGGCGACGGTGCCCGCATCGGGTCGGTAGGCGGCTCTGATCGTGGCGACCTGGGCGGGGTGGATGCAGGCGGATGCCTGAAAGCCGCTGGCCGCGGCATCCTCCGCCTCGTGCCGAAGACCCACGTCGTCGGCGATGTCGACGTGGACGGCATCGATGGCGGCGATGCCGTGCGCGGCGGCGGCGAGCAGCAGGCGCGACCGGGCGTGCCGGACGACATCGCGATAGCCGCCGTCGGCGCGACGGCTGGACGTGCCCCCGAGAGAGGCGACGAGATCCTCCGAGCCCCAGCCGAGTCCGACCACGTTCGGGGCCGCGGCGACCTTTTCCGCGCGGACGAAGCCGCGCGCGGTTTCGCACTGCGCGATGACCTCGAAACGCGGATCGAGGCGGGCGATGCTCTTGGCCGACTCGGCCTTGGGCACCATGATCAGGCGGAAGTCCGTCTGCGACAGCGTCGCGATGTCGGCGACGGCCTCGGGCGTGTCGATCCCATTGATCCTGACGATCACTCGAGCGGGGTCCAGATGCGCATCGATGAGATATCCGCGCGCGGCGACCTTGTTCGCCGGCGCGACGGCGTCCTCGAGGTCGAGGATCACGGCGTCGGCGCGCTCCGCCGCCTTCTCGAATCGATCCGGACGATCCGCGGGGCAGAACAGGAGCGCGGGGCCGAGAGCGGGGTTCATGCGGGCTCCTCCTGTCGCCGGCCGCGGCTCCGGTCCGGCCGCACTCTCCACGGTACCGCGGTGGCCACCTGGCGACCGCGGAGATTCCACCGGCCCGGAGCCGTGATCGCCGTCGTGTGGGTGACGGTCACGATCGCATCACGGGCCCTCGGGCGCGCTGGCTCAGCCGGCCCGCCGCGGACTATTCTTCCGTCACCCGATGTCCCGAATGCAGCGAGGATGGACCGGATGGCAGCGAGCCCACCGCCGACGATGGCCGCCGAGACGGAGCGCGGCCGGGCGAAGTCCGAGCGCTACGACGCCCTGCGTCGTGAGGCGGCGAGGCTGTTCGCCGAGCACGGATTCGACGGCGTGAGCCTCGAGGACATCGGCGCCGCCGTGGGCATCTCGGGGCCGGGGGTGTATCGCCATTTCACGAGCAAGCGCGCGCTCCTCGGCGCGATCATGCTGCACGCCAGCGAAGACCTCCTCGACTCCGGGCGGGAGGTGCTGGAGGCGGACGCCGACGCCGTGACGCACCTGCGATCGCTCGTCGACTTCCACGTCGACTTCGCCGTGCGCTGCGCGGATCTGATCCGCGTGCACGATCGCGATCTCTCCCGGCTGAGCGACGACGACCGGCATCGGGTACGGCTACTGCAACGCGAGTACGTCGACCTCTGGACGTCCGTCCTCACGCGGCTGCACCCGGGCCGCGGCGACGACGAGCACCGTGTGCGGGCGCATGCCGGCTTCGGCCTCATCAACTCGACCTCCCACTCGATGAGCGCACGGCGCGACGCGTCGCCCGATGCTGCGGTGCGTCGGATTCTCGCCGACATGGCCGTCGCCGCACTGTTGGCCCCCTGAGGTCGCTGCCCGAGGACGCTGGCGCGGAGCGACGGACGTGGCGTGTTGTAGTTTGGCGCTATGGGATCGCTCGACCGTGTCGACCTCGAACTGCTCAGCGCACTGGCGTCCGACCATCGGGCGACTGTCGTGGCTCTCGCCGATCGACTCGGCCTCTCGCGGAACACGGTTCAGGCGCGGATGGCGCGCCTGGAGCGCTCCGGCGTCTTCCAGTCGTTCGAACGGGCCATCTCACCGGCCGCGCTCGGGTACCCGATCGAGGCGATGGTCAGTGCGATCGTGCGCCAGGCCGACGTCGCGAGGATCACCGCGGAGATCTCCGAGATCCCCGAGGTGATCCAGGCGCACGGCATGAGCGGTCAGGTGGATCTGCTCGTGCGCGTCGTCGCCCGCGACACCCAGCATCTCTTCGATGTCGACGCGCGCATTCTCGCGATCGACGGTGTCGAACGCACCGAGACTTCGCTCGTCATGGGCGAGGTCATCGGATTCCGGGTTCGACCGCTCCTGGAATCGGCTCGACGGGAACAGTGAGGGTCTCGTCCTCCCTCGGCGCGAGCCGGACGAGGACGACCCCCGCCAGCAGCACCGCACCGCCGACGACCTGCACGGGGCCGGGTGTCTCGCCCAGCAGCAGCCACGCGAAGCCGAGCGCGAACAGCACCTCGCTGAGGCCGACGAAGGATGCCAGGCGTGAGCCCACTCTCGGCACCGCCATCACTCCCCAGGCGTACCCGAGCGTCGTCGCCACGGCGCCCACCCACAGGATCGACAGGATTCCGGGCACCTCGATCCCGCGGAACGACAGCACGACCTCCGGCGCGGCGAACGGGATGATTCCCGTCACCGCGGTCAGGGCCATCACGGCCGCGCCGACGAGAAGCCCGCCTGAGGCGAGGGCGAGGGGCGGAAGGTCGTCGCCGGTGCGCTCGCTCATGACGAAGTAGACGCACACCGTCGCCGCGGCGCTGAGCGCCATCAGCACGCCGATCGGATCGAAACGCGCCCCCGAGATGTCGACGACGAGCACGAGCCCGGCGATCGCGACCACGGATCCGATCAGCACCAGACGCGAGGGCGCTCGGCGGGTGCGTATCCACACGAAGGCGACGAGCAGCACGGGCGCGAGGTACTGGATCAGAAGCGCGACGGCGACGGGCATCCGTTGCATCGCGGAGAAGAAGAGCATCTGGCATCCCGCGACGGGCACGAGGCCGAACACGAGGAGCGAGCGCGAGTGCCGACGCAGGAAGAACCGTTGCCGCCGCGCGGCGCGCACGAGCGCGGGCGAGAGGATGATCCCCGCGAGCCCCATCCGCACGATCAACGCCGCGGAGAGCGACCACCCGGCCTCGAGCAGCGG
This genomic interval carries:
- a CDS encoding TetR/AcrR family transcriptional regulator translates to MAASPPPTMAAETERGRAKSERYDALRREAARLFAEHGFDGVSLEDIGAAVGISGPGVYRHFTSKRALLGAIMLHASEDLLDSGREVLEADADAVTHLRSLVDFHVDFAVRCADLIRVHDRDLSRLSDDDRHRVRLLQREYVDLWTSVLTRLHPGRGDDEHRVRAHAGFGLINSTSHSMSARRDASPDAAVRRILADMAVAALLAP
- a CDS encoding Lrp/AsnC family transcriptional regulator — translated: MGSLDRVDLELLSALASDHRATVVALADRLGLSRNTVQARMARLERSGVFQSFERAISPAALGYPIEAMVSAIVRQADVARITAEISEIPEVIQAHGMSGQVDLLVRVVARDTQHLFDVDARILAIDGVERTETSLVMGEVIGFRVRPLLESARREQ
- a CDS encoding EamA family transporter encodes the protein MTRTAPLEVIAAPRGGWQDRRVDHRAGGIVLAVGSALAFSSSGPLVKPLLEAGWSLSAALIVRMGLAGIILSPALVRAARRQRFFLRRHSRSLLVFGLVPVAGCQMLFFSAMQRMPVAVALLIQYLAPVLLVAFVWIRTRRAPSRLVLIGSVVAIAGLVLVVDISGARFDPIGVLMALSAAATVCVYFVMSERTGDDLPPLALASGGLLVGAAVMALTAVTGIIPFAAPEVVLSFRGIEVPGILSILWVGAVATTLGYAWGVMAVPRVGSRLASFVGLSEVLFALGFAWLLLGETPGPVQVVGGAVLLAGVVLVRLAPREDETLTVPVEPIPGAVEPGIR